A region of the Apium graveolens cultivar Ventura chromosome 6, ASM990537v1, whole genome shotgun sequence genome:
ATTAATTGGGTATATGTGTAGGATCTTAGAGTAATGAATTAGTACTATATATTATTAGGATATCAAGGTATTTACTCCTTTCTAAGTTTATATAATTAATCCCTACAGTAACCAACATAAATTTGATATaccttttattaaataattataaataggtatgtgttggatttttaatatttatagtgGCTATCAGGTAGGGAAATTTGATGGATAAGACATGAATTTTGCAAGATAGGGATTCTTTAGTATTTGAAATGGGGGTGGAAAACTTCTTGATATATGCTGAAGAAAATTCTGAAGATCGTAATAAAATTCCTTGCCCTTGTGAACGATGTgccaatttttaaaaattctctATAAAAACAATCAGGGGCCATATCTATGACAATGGCTTTTGTCTAGGTTATGTGCATTGGGTTTGGCACGGGAAGACTGCTTCTACGGGTCGTAAATCTTCAAGTGCTAGTTGTCCACCTGAAGAGCAAGCTCCAAGCCCACCTCCTGAGCAAGCCTCTGATGAAGCGTCAGAGCAAGATCAGGAGCATGTCGCTGCTTCGGAAACTGTTGATGTTTGTGAAGCGGCATATAACTCAGGTCAATATGATAATGATTTATATCAGTTTAGGAGGTTCGTAGACGATGCTGAGCAACCTCTATATGAGGGTAGTGACTGTACTAAGTTAGAGTCGATGTTGAAGTTGCATAACTGGAAATCTAGGTTTGGTATTACCGATAGTGCCTTCACTGACCTCCTTTCTTATATTGGGTCTCTACTTCCCAAAGATAATGTGTTACCTAGTAATGCATATGAAGCAAAAAAACCCTCTCCAATTTAGGTCTAGAGTATATAAAGTTCCATTCATGTCCGAATGACTGTGTATTGTACAGGGGTGTACATGCTGATGCAACCAAGTGTCCTAAGTGTCGACTTTCTCGGTGGAAGTTGACAAAGAAAGGTGAAGAGAGGGTTAATCCTCCAGCCAAAGTCATGTGGCATTTTCCAATAATTCCTCGATTTAAACGTATGTTTAAATCTCCTTCCACCACTGAACTAATGTGTTGGCATGCGCAACAGCGGACACAAGATGGTAAAATGCGACATCCAGCCAACTCTCCATCTTGGAAAAATATAGATTATAGGTGGCAATCCTTTGGTAGTGAACCGAGAAACCTTCGCTTGGCTTTATCGGCGGATGGTGTAAACCCGCACAATAATGGCCTATCTAATAGATATAGTTGCTGGCCAGTCTTATTGGTGACTTACAATCTTCCTCCCTGGTTATGTATGAAAAGAAAATTTATGATGTTGTCGATATTGGTCCCTGGCCTGCATGAGCCTGGTAATAACATCGACATCTACTTACAACCGATGATTGAGGATTTATAAAATCTTTGGAAGGAAGGGGAACCAAATATGTATGACGCAtataacaaatcatttttcactttaaaagcaGTTTTAATGTGGACGATAAATGACTTCCCTACTTACGGAAATTTATCCGGCTGCGTTAATAAGGGTTATAAGTGTTGTCCAGTTTGTGGAGATGACACCGTAGCTAAATATTTGACTCATAGTAGGAAAATGTGCTACCAAGGGCATCGTTGATATTTGCCTCTACATCATCCTTATAGAAGGCAGAAGGCTGCTTTTAATGGACAACAAGAGTTTGGGCAGCCGCGTCGAACCCTATCCGGAGAAGAAGTGTTAGCAGAGCAAGAacaaatcaaatttgaatttgggaagaaaatgaagaaggcaaaGAAGGTTGAAAGTCCATGGAAGAAAAAATCAGTATTTTTCGAGTTAAAATACTGGAAATTTCACCATGTTAGGCACTGTATTGATGTCATGCATGTCGAGAAGAATGTATGTGATAGTCTGATTGGCACATTACTCAATATGCGCCATAAGACAAAGGATAGTGCGGCAGCCCGTCGTGATATGATGAAAATGGGCGTTAGATCTGATTTGCCTCCCCAAGTAGGAGTAAAGAAAACCTATTTGCATCCTTCTCCCTTTACTTTGTCAAAGGCAGAAAAAAGGACTTTCTTGTCATCATTAATGTCGATGAAACTTCCATACGAACATGCATCGAACATAAAAAATTTTGTTTCGATGCCTGATTTGAGTATTTACGGGCTGAAATCACATAATTGCCACATCCTTCTCCAACAATTACTCCCGGTTGCAATACGTTTCGTTCTTCCGAAGCATGTTAGGGTCACAATTATTAGATTGTGTTTCTTTTTTAATACTTTGTGCAACAAAGTAGTAGACGTGTCAAAACTGGATAAGCTGCAGTCAGATGTCATACTGACCTTGTGCGATCTAGAAAAAGTTTTCCATGCGTCATTTTTTGATGTAATGGTACATATAGTAGTCCACTTGGTTCATGAACTACGCTTATGTGGACCAGTATTTTATACGTGGATGTATGTATTTGAACGGTTTAATAAAGTACTAAAGGGTTATGTTCGAAACCGTTATTAACCCGAAGGTTGTATGGCAGAGAGTTACCTTGGAGAAGAGTCCGTAGAATTCTGCACCGAGTTTCTTAGTCAGAATTACTCCACCGCCGGTCTTCCAAAGGACCAAGATAATAAGATATCAGGTCCATTATCCGCTGTTATAATAAAATCAATGGAAGAAAAGGAGCGAGACGAAGCACATCTACATGTCCTTCTAAACAACGCTGAAGTGTTTCCATATATTCTGTGAGTTTATGTACTTTGTTGTTTTCAATTCCTCATTATCCAGTAATTAGTCTTGTAATGTGTCTTTAATATATCATTTCATATGCATTTTTCAGAATGCATAAGGAATATCTTGAAGAAATTCACCGAGGGAAAAGGAAAAGCTTACATTGGCTCATGAGCGAGCACAATCGGCTCTATGCTGATTGGTTTCAAAATAAAGTCAGTGTTGTATTAGGTTCTTTGATCTATAGTGTTATGACGACTATTAGCtatttaggatttaaaatttctTATCATATTTGTAGGTGAATGATGAACTAAGGGAGAACAACAATGGTGTTTCTGATACGATAAGATGGCTCGCTGCCAAGCCATCATTTTCAGTACTAACTTATCAAGGTTATCTAGTGAATGTAGTGCGATATTTTACAAAGGAACGAGATGACATACGCGTTGTTCAAAACAACGGGGTGTCTCTCATTGCTAAAGCGGTCCAGGTTTCTAGTGCCAAGGACTTGAACCCCGTAGAAAGTGATTTAACATTTTACGGTATCATACAGGAGATATGGGAATTAGACTACCATGCATTCAAAGCTCCCTTATTCCTGTGTAAATGGGCAAGTAATGATAAAGGAATAAGGGTTGATGATCTTGGGTTCAGACTTGTGGATTTTAGTCGACAAGGTCACAAAAAAGATAAATATGTTTCTATTGACCAAGTCAAGCAAGTATTTTACCTTGAAGATCCCGTTGATGCTACTTGGTCTGTTGTTCTGTACTCCACAACTCGAGACTACCATGAATTGTATAATTAAGATGACTTAGAAGACACGACCATGGAACATCCCCCATTCTGCACTGAAATCCCCGCAACTGATGTCACTACTAATGATGTCGCTCATATTGCTAGACCTAATATTGAGGGAATTTGGATTTAAAATACTGCTACTAAAACCCCTGCACCTAATGTCGTTACTGACTGATGATGTAGCTTtatgtaaaaatatatatcttaatGGGAATTTGGATGACTGAATGAACCATATATATTTGCCTTTAATTGTGTTATAATGTGTAAAATATATTgttaaatttttttttcttttgttttgcatTGTTATAATCATATAAGTAATTCATCCATAATTACTGATTGATGGCattatttttttctttaattattttgtattatttaattATACTTCTATAAAATGCTTTAGAGTTATTTCAGATGTGATTAATTACTGATTGCAGTTTAGGTAAATTATTGCTCTTGTATAGTTGTATTCATATTTGctgattttacaatttattatTTATGCTTGACTGTAATTAATGACAGACTAAAAATATATTGTTCAACTGATGGCTTTATTATTCAATTTAATGCAGACTAAGGGAGCAAAATGGTAAAGAAGCAAAAAGCCAAGAAAGtaattttcgaagaaaatgatgagaagaatAACTCTGAAAAGGTTGAGGATAAGATGGTTCCTGATGTCAAAACTTCAGAGACTTGTAATGATAAGTTGGTTCAAGTTCCTCCACAATATCAAACTCAAAGTAGTGGTGAAGAAACGATGACCTCTTCTGAATCTGCAAAAAAAAGGCAAGGAGGTGCGCGTGGTGTTTAAGCTCTTCATAAAGTAGTGGTGAAGAAAGCTCGGGGAAAGAAATTTAAAGTTAGATACAATGAATTTGGAGTTCCCATCGGAAATACCAGGCCTCTACTTTACAGTCTTACATAGGAATGCTCGTAAGGACAATGATTCCAATCGACACTGAAAACTGGCCAAATGTGAATTGTGATCTAAAAGAAAAATTATGGGATGATGTCCAGGTAAATTATATCCCTTgttgacttcttcattttatttaaattgtgACTGTAAATTATATGGCTAATTTATATTATGTGGCTCTTTAGGACACATTCATAATTGCCCCAGAAAGTGAGAAGCTTGTGCTACAATCGGCAGATGAAAAATGGACGCAGTTTAAAGCTGATTTAACTGCAAAATATGTGATCCCATTAAttggaaaaaagaagaaattgatgaAGCCTACGAAGAAGTATGCGTTTGTTGGTAAAGAACCTTGAAAGAAATTTGTTGTAGAGAGGACGAGCCCCAAATGGCTGATATGAATATATTCTACTAATAAAATATACAGGATTACCATTTTACTTGCTAAATGATTAAATAGATTTtggttaaataatatttattaatttttactaATTTATTTTGGTGCACGAACAACGTAAGTTACAGAGCAATATAGTGGGTAAACGGAAATATCATTACCGCTTGTCAAGGAAGGGGTATA
Encoded here:
- the LOC141668881 gene encoding uncharacterized protein LOC141668881; its protein translation is MGVENFLIYAEENSEDRYVHWVWHGKTASTGRKSSSASCPPEEQAPSPPPEQASDEASEQDQEHVAASETVDVCEAAYNSGQYDNDLYQFRRFVDDAEQPLYEGSDCTKLESMLKLHNWKSRFGITDSAFTDLLSYIGGVHADATKCPKCRLSRWKLTKKGEERVNPPAKVMWHFPIIPRFKRMFKSPSTTELMCWHAQQRTQDGKMRHPANSPSWKNIDYRWQSFGSEPRNLRLALSADGVNPHNNGLSNRYSCWPVLLVTYNLPPWQKAAFNGQQEFGQPRRTLSGEEVLAEQEQIKFEFGKKMKKAKKVESPWKKKSVFFELKYWKFHHVRHCIDVMHVEKNVCDSLIGTLLNMRHKTKDSAAARRDMMKMGVRSDLPPQVGVKKTYLHPSPFTLSKAEKRTFLSSLMSMKLPYEHASNIKNFVSMPDLSIYGLKSHNCHILLQQLLPVAIRFVLPKHVRVTIIRLCFFFNTLCNKVVDVSKLDKLQSDVILTLCDLEKVFHASFFDVMVHIVVHLVHELRLCGPVFYTWMYVFERFNKVLKGYVRNRY